The DNA region TCTACCCAAAGATCTGCTGGCTGCTCGGATTTTAATGGTACTGTCCAGCACCACCTCGATTTTAGCCGCTATAGTTTCAGCTGTGGGCATGAAATGTACCCGCTGCGCCCAACAGTCCCATGCCAAGGGCTCCATAGCTGTGAGTGGAGGTTCATGTTTTGTCCTGGCTGGCCTTTTCTGCCTTATCACTACATCCTGGACAACCTGTGATGTCATAAAAGATGCTTATGATCCCTTTTCTACTGTTGGGATGAAATATGAGATCGGCCTGGCTGTGTACATCTCTTTCTCATCAGCTATTTTCAGTATTTGTGGAGGTGGGATGCTCTGTGTGGCATCATGGGATGTAAGAAATTATTTAAGCCACAAGGTGGCAGACCCACAGGTACCAAGCCCAAATAAACTACAGCATCCTGCAGCCTGTCAAGCAAATGCTGCCTTTGAAAGTGATCATTCATCATCACCAACTTTTTCCTTAATCAGTGAATATAGGTTAAGTGATAGCATTAGCGAAAGTAGTATTAAAAGTAAAACTTGAAGTAAAAGTACAGTAAAAAGTGAAAAGTACTGGCAAAATTACACACCACTCAGTAATACTATTTTTTGAGTGAAATGTCAGTGAATATGGACATATCTGCAAGGCCATATGCTTTATACTTTAACCAAAACTTGAAATTGCAAAATAtagtttaataaaatgttaacactttggctgtgtctgaaattgcatactgtgacagtacgtaCTGCATTCAATGCAGTGCCTACTGCACGGCCATTGAAACTGTATGTACTAATTAGTACATGTgtgtaaatggtgcacttatatagcgattttatccaaagcactttacactgtgtctcattaatccattcacacacacctacacaccagtggtagcagagctgccatgcaaggcgctaacttgccatcaggagcaacttggggttcacttcgtcatgtggagtcatgtgggccgggaatcgaaccgccaaccctatgattagtggacaacccgcccTACCACCTGAGCTACAGTAGTACGGGTACAATCTCATACTACATCCTCCATGTTGGCGTTCTCATGTGACCTCGTgttcatcataaacacaaaaatcttaatgGGAcaaccagattaaagcaactgcACAaacggcaaaatgcacatcagaaAAGTTACCTGAATTAGTAAtttaatgtgggcggggttaacggCTGAGGTAAATTTGTTGTGGTTAGCTTGGCCAGCTAAGGCATGAttgagatcacaaaaaaggtttcaaacactgtgacaactgttttcttgtttaaaccttcaacaagttaacaatttattcgagtattgttaaacaagtcctgtttcaccaaggtttaatacttaaaaagagccgtcttccaaattttttttttgtctgagctCGTCTACACCAGTCCCGTTGTATTCAtgtagtgtccatcggttgcatactgcaaaatctcactggaagcagtacgccatctgggtatttctcgcctactgagaattctgACACATTACCCCTCCggtgtactgcttttcgcctactgtgtagtagggtagtacgcaatttcggacgcagcctttTATTCTTTCTGTGACAGCAAGGGAAAACAtacctgtttttttattttactacaacAGCTTTCTGTAAACTAAAATATACACTAAAGAAAGAAaccttattttttaaagaacaacaaaaaatctcCCATAATGATTAAACTAATAACCTTTCTAATAATGGTGTTCATGCTAATGGATATAACTCCTGAGTCTATAGGATATTGGTGATAAAAACTCTATCATTTATGATATGTTTGTGTGGCAACTGGGGGTGTAATGATACAGCTTATTGTGTTTTATCATTCTGTATGAGGCTCTTGATTCAATGGGTCTGCATGATGGGTACATTAGGTGCTGTCTGGGTTTTGGTTGGgggttttaaattattaaaaggaaattttaagttatttaaagttttttttcacGTTGTTTTCGACCATTATCCTTGGTTAGCAACACTTATTGTACTTGTAGTCAAAAGTCTATTAATTTCACCAAATAGTATGTTtgagatttaatgaaaatatatgtGGATTACCTTAACATGTACACACAGTAAgaataaacattttgaaatacatatgtaaatattgtgaaAATGCAACCAAATGGTATaatggagacagacagaatttttatttatttatttcaatatttatttattttctgaagtGTTCAGTACCTGTTTTACCTAATAATCATATGGAGTAGACAGTGTTTTCAAAGACACCCTGAGCTGCTTTTGGTACTCGCTCAACTGCACTTTGGGAACAGTGTTATTGGttatttttgtttcctttttttttttttttttaaatgaaaaaacactTTGACCAGCAGTTTACATCAGACAAAGATGGTATGTGTGAACACAgcctaaatgtcttcagttaCCAAGCCATGTTAGACACTAACATTAGTTCAGTCAAGGTATCTTTATGTCCACTAACTAGCTTTGCTGTCTTTAGCAATTTTCTTAGTTGTAAAATAGGCTTCATTAGTTATCTTTTTTCTATCTGCTTTCGCTATTGTTAACATCCACGAGAATTACTCCATAACAAGGAAAGTTTATacttcatttattctttgttgAGGCTTACCTTGGTTTGCAACTtgttacaaaataataataataatgagtcgaTAGTTGTAACCACCATCCCGTGGTGACAGTACAAAGAAATATCCAATTAGCTGTTAGATTTGCTTGATGATGGGCATCTGTCAcacaacaatcacacaaacGTTCATCCAAACACAGATTGCTGATTTACAGGCTGTTGCTTTTGCCAGTTTACCTTCCAGTTTGAGATCAAGCCACCACGCCTAAGCCTTTCTATGGTAGGGAAAACCCCGGTACTGTtgatacaatgctgtgaaaaagttttgGCCCATcctaatttcttctgtttttgtgtatatctcatactaaattgttttagaaattaaaactaaatctaagataaacaattgcaacctgagtaaacacaaaatacagtttttaaatgatagtgttatttattgaagcaaaagagTTATCCAATCCccactgggcctgtgtgaaaatgtatttggccctgtagttactaattccccaaatctatgaaactgcattcataatggggttcagctagactagacgcaaccaggcctgattactgcaaacccttttcaatcaaatcaacacttaaacagaactttttcatcagcatgaagttgttttagaggtcttagccagtaacacactatgccaaaattgaaagaaattccagaaatgatgaggaagaaggtgattgaaatacagcagtctgggaagggttacaacgCTTCAAAGCATCAGGGATGCCAAAGAACCAGAGTGAGatccattatctccaaatggaaaaattcgGCACAGCAGAGAACATTTCCAGAAGTGGCCGACTTTCCAAAAATCCTACAAGAGCACAGCTACTACTCATTCAGGAAGTctcaaaagagccaaggacaacatcaaaggacctgcaggcctctcttacatcaataaaggtcaccgttcactatcagaaagacactggacaaaaattgcatccatggaagagagaCGACGTGAAAACCTCTGCTAACCaggaagaacattaaggctcgtctgaattttgccaaagcacaccttgatgattctcaaaccttttgggagaatgttctgtggattgatgtcGAAAGTGGTGCTGTTTTGAAGATGGGGTACCgatacatctggcgtaaaccaaatccctaattccacaaaaagaatttgttgcagttattactgctaaagTTGTAAAAAGCAgatttaagtttaaggggacaattagttgttcacatgggtgataggtgttgggtAACTTTTTTGCAtcggtaaaataaataaataaataaaaactattgtgtgtttactcaggttgcctttgttttatgttatatttcatttgaggatctaaaactattcagtaaaagatttacaaaaaacagaagaaatccttttttcacagcactgtggatagatagatgaattgatggatggacaaGTACTTTATTGATTCCTGAAGGAAATTGTTTTGTTGCAGCAGTACTATAAACAACAGAAATGACAAGAACACTGACTATGCACAGACAGCACAAATCACAGTATCCATACTTAGTTAACAAAATTAAGATGCTAAGTATCAACAAAAGTAAGTAAATTGGTTGTAATGCAGGTGATGATCATAAGACATTAGAATGTGTCCATGAgggaaaatttttttattataaatacaatgaGGTGGAATATTAGGGGGAAATGTTGTTATTGCACAGCTAACACATTGTGAACGAGTTGTACAGTCTGATGGCGGTGGTTATGAAGGATCTCCTGTACAGCCCTTTGCTGTAGCATGGCTGGATCAGACTGACACTGAAAGTGTTCTGCTGCATGACAAGGTGTCCATGGAGGGGGTGAAAGTCTTCCAAAACTGATTCCAGGGAGTCCAGATTGGTCCCAATGAGTCAGTTTGCATCTATCAGTTTGCATCTCCTGATTACATTGAAGGACCTGAGCTTCCTATAACAAAACAGCTCTGTCCCTTCATGTAGACTGTCTTAGTGTCCAGTTCATAATGTACACTACATTCAACAGACTGCATAATAAAGTAGGCTATTCATTATAAAACAGATGGTCTGCGCTTATATtgcgccttttaaccttagcggtctacaaagcgctttacactgtttctcattcacacacacatatacacacacacacaccaatgccaGCAGAGCAGCCATTCACGGCACTAGCCTGCCATTTggacaacttggggttcagtgtcttgcccaaggtcacttcagcatgtggaggcatgtgggcaGGGgatcaaacctccaacccttTGATTAAAAATCCACTTTACAACCTGAGCCATAGCCAACCCAAAACAGCAGTTACTGTAATGTGTTTATTGCTTGaggtgtaataaacatttaaacttaatcaaGCACTCACACCCTCCTCTGAAAAATGTGAAGTGTTGGCCAGAGCGCTTGTTTAATTAgttatgtttagttttggtAAATTCTAAAGGACAACTTTTCTTTCATTATATACTGTTAAGAGGTCACACAAACTGTGTCATTGTTATGTTTAAACTATTGCACTTTCATAATGTTGAAAATGGAAATATAACCCACAGTATCATCATatgaatttgaattttgtgCTTTACACCCCTAGTGGCAACCACACATTTTATAGAGTTAAAGACAAAAAACTACTGTAATCATTCCACAAATGCTAGCATGTCCATAAATAGATCTGTGAAATGTAATACAATTTACCTATATTGAAGGAATTACTATGTCTGCTTAACAACAGGATACTGTCTGTACTGGATGCTAGTATTTGAGATgaatttatgtttatttcagtttcaATATTGTTGCTGAATGAGcagaaatattaaaaattaactAACTGCAATGATGTTCTTTGTGGgaattttaataaatcaaacaaatctGTTATTCAGACTCTATATGAGTTGTGTATGTCATTACCTTAACacacttgtgtttattatttgaattaatCACAAAGAGAGCATTCACAGTGACTCAAATTGAGagaacaaatccaaacaaatgCGCAAAATATGTAAAACACAAGAATGCCATCaactaagcacacacacacacacacacacacacacacacacacacaacagtataatatattttagctgtgtactgtatattacttCTATCTTAGGACCATATAAATTAATTCATGTTCTAATAATTATATATGTCCATCCCAtcttgacatttacattttaaatttattaatttagcaggcTCTTTTATCTatagcgacttacaaatgaagaaatacaagcaaagtgatataacaagcggagaacaatacacatagtgctaccatacaacatttttaattgagttctagaggagcaaagtgcacaaagtagaggtgtaagagccagtgtaagtatatatatatatatatatatatatatatatatatatatatatatatatatatatatatacacacatacaaacatacatacagtgggggaaataagttttgaatgcataaacatttttttcagtaaatatatttccaatgaggctacacccatgaaattttcactagacGTCAATACTTACTCAAGatatccggaaatataaagaatccactacattaaagttcataaataaagttatgtgtaataaagtggaatgacacagaaaaaagtattgaacacactaagaaaaagcagttctccaaggcaaggtaaggcaaggaaccagctgaaatctgtaagtattTATACcttctatctgtgcaaattaatatcagctggggtcgtaaattgatggtctataaaaaggcttttcattaccaatgtgacacacaagaaacatctcatgatgggtaaaagcaaagagttctcccaagaccttcgcaaccttattgatggaatcggatacagacgtatttcagaacttctgaatcctccagtaagcaccattggggccattatccacaaatGGAAGCA from Ictalurus furcatus strain D&B chromosome 6, Billie_1.0, whole genome shotgun sequence includes:
- the LOC128609352 gene encoding claudin-14-like produces the protein MGIMAQQFLGFFLGLLGLVGTLTSTVLPHWRQTAYFSTNFLTASYYMKGLWMECVSHTAGIYQCEFHRSMLSLPKDLLAARILMVLSSTTSILAAIVSAVGMKCTRCAQQSHAKGSIAVSGGSCFVLAGLFCLITTSWTTCDVIKDAYDPFSTVGMKYEIGLAVYISFSSAIFSICGGGMLCVASWDVRNYLSHKVADPQVPSPNKLQHPAACQANAAFESDHSSSPTFSLISEYRLSDSISESSIKSKT